The following are encoded in a window of Astyanax mexicanus isolate ESR-SI-001 chromosome 6, AstMex3_surface, whole genome shotgun sequence genomic DNA:
- the si:dkey-87o1.2 gene encoding myosin-2 heavy chain — MRAVLGLVFLAVCVLVAVAYQAFQQEINIRNLRSQIDLTTEQVRVKEDEIVQVKLKIQQINDQLAPFKKEKDELVKKKTELKKTKEDTEKGLGTCQKQKADSEKKKIESTAALQKLKVDHSNEEQKFQEEVKTLQKQIFDRDAQLCKFVDENKQEGKKLCAENKPPQ; from the exons ATGAGGGCTGTCTTGGGGCTGGTTTTCTTGGCAGTATGTGTTCTGGTTGCTGTGGCCTACCAGGCCTTTCAGCAGGAGATAAACATCCGTAACTTAAGGTCGCAAATAGATTTAACCACTGAGCAAGTGAGAGTAAAGGAGGACGAAATAGTTCAAGTCAAGTTGAAGATTCAGCAGATAAACGATCAGCTGGCGCCTTTCAAAAAAGAGAAGGATGAGCTGGTAAAGAAGAAGACTGAGCTGAAGAAGACCAAAGAAGACACAGAGAAGGGACTGGGCACCTGCCAGAAACAGAAG GCAGACTCTGAGAAGAAGAAAATAGAATCTACTGCAGCACTCCAGAAGCTAAAAG TGGATCACAGTAACGAGGAGCAAAAGTTTCAAGAAGAGGTCAAAACTTTGCAGAAACAGATTTTTGATAGAGATGCCCAGCTCTGTAAGTTTGTGGATGAGAATAAGCAGGAGGGAAA GAAGTTGTGTGCGGAAAATAAGCCTCCCCAGTAA